In the genome of Nitrospira japonica, one region contains:
- a CDS encoding mechanosensitive ion channel domain-containing protein, with translation MPSLRWNLSLLAVLVIAFPASLFAALPTDPLVGLTNGNGKTAAGSKPSPDPQTPQSILADLHTKLSAAEKELKEAEAIVKQESAPSGETLERRALLQRLVRAYEREIDHRKSLEQAGERRQEAERRVTEWQGFPTPPPYSILMLDELRDAARSTALVIEGLQAKLALTDGFSERAQQTLAASEKDLRQASERLEAARDPAEKARLNKARDLSRLRNRAAAATATMTAANKRQIEEEAAEMRQRALLLERQIQTAAQHVVFGEQDLAKIKKQLDADQTTLENEVSRALAEHPLRQEAMAAAAATLRAAEAALPPAGARTDQRTAEIKDLADAADLTRLQFDNVNLRIDMLRHLLDVTERVRRFWEIRFEAAQTTDPVRSREAYDKIAPTLQTLQASRNYLHRQVDLLTGQISDVTAQLEQPASPSHAAHLREKVEAYRQREQLYRRMLPRIDEFAQLIERWKIEFAEQHRGLPIAARVEDWRVVGADMLHRVWEFELFAAEDTIEVDGQSITGRRSVTVGKAVRALAILIVGYWICLVIARLVERLAVKRLGIDHNLANILRQWMMVLLFAILLIVSLIYVKIPLTVFAFLGGALAIGVGFGTQTLLKNFISGILLLIERPLRLGDLIEVDGVRGRVTHIGFRSSTIREGNGMEMLIPNSNLLEKNLNNWTYSTARTRFTLRVGVAYESPTDQVRDLLLEEANRHGLVLKHPEPQVLFRDFGDNTLLFDLRFWLDIAADVDSDVVASDLRFMIAKDFAEAGIVFAFPQRDVHLKTVQPLPVQVVHPPPETGTAGLER, from the coding sequence ATGCCTTCCCTCCGATGGAACCTTTCTCTGCTCGCCGTGCTGGTCATCGCGTTCCCTGCTTCGCTGTTTGCGGCATTGCCGACCGATCCGCTTGTCGGCCTCACGAACGGAAACGGCAAAACGGCGGCCGGCTCGAAACCCTCCCCTGATCCACAAACGCCTCAGTCCATTCTCGCGGACCTTCACACAAAGCTCTCCGCGGCTGAGAAGGAACTCAAAGAGGCGGAGGCAATCGTCAAACAGGAGAGCGCTCCGTCCGGGGAGACGCTCGAGCGCCGGGCCCTGCTCCAGCGGCTGGTGCGGGCGTACGAGCGCGAGATCGACCACCGCAAGTCGCTTGAACAAGCCGGGGAGCGGCGTCAGGAGGCCGAGCGCCGCGTCACCGAATGGCAGGGATTTCCGACCCCTCCTCCCTATTCGATCCTGATGCTCGACGAACTTCGCGACGCCGCGCGCTCGACCGCGTTGGTCATTGAAGGGCTGCAGGCCAAACTCGCGCTTACCGACGGGTTCTCCGAGCGCGCACAACAAACTCTCGCCGCCTCCGAAAAGGACCTGCGTCAGGCCTCCGAACGGCTGGAGGCCGCCCGGGACCCGGCCGAGAAAGCCCGGCTGAACAAAGCCCGCGACCTTTCACGTCTCCGCAATCGCGCCGCCGCCGCCACGGCGACCATGACCGCCGCGAACAAGAGGCAGATCGAGGAAGAAGCGGCCGAGATGCGCCAGCGGGCTCTCCTGCTCGAACGGCAAATCCAGACAGCCGCCCAGCATGTCGTGTTCGGCGAGCAGGATCTGGCCAAGATCAAGAAGCAGCTCGATGCCGACCAGACGACGCTGGAAAACGAGGTGTCACGGGCGCTCGCGGAGCATCCCTTGCGTCAAGAGGCGATGGCCGCCGCCGCGGCCACGCTGCGTGCAGCGGAAGCCGCGCTCCCGCCGGCCGGCGCGCGCACCGACCAGCGCACCGCGGAGATCAAGGATCTCGCGGACGCCGCGGACCTGACGCGCCTCCAATTCGACAACGTGAATCTCCGCATCGACATGCTGCGGCACCTGCTCGACGTCACGGAACGGGTTCGACGGTTCTGGGAAATCCGGTTCGAGGCGGCGCAGACGACCGATCCGGTTCGTTCGCGGGAGGCCTATGACAAGATCGCGCCCACCCTCCAGACCCTTCAAGCCTCCCGCAATTATCTTCACCGGCAAGTCGATCTGTTGACCGGCCAGATCAGCGACGTGACTGCCCAATTGGAGCAGCCGGCTTCTCCCTCGCATGCCGCCCATTTGCGGGAGAAGGTCGAGGCCTACAGACAACGGGAACAGCTGTACCGCCGGATGCTGCCCCGCATCGATGAATTCGCGCAATTGATCGAGCGTTGGAAGATCGAATTCGCCGAACAGCACCGGGGGCTGCCCATCGCCGCCAGGGTCGAAGACTGGCGGGTCGTGGGAGCCGACATGCTCCACCGCGTCTGGGAGTTCGAGCTGTTCGCGGCGGAGGACACCATCGAAGTGGACGGACAGTCCATCACGGGCCGCCGCAGCGTGACGGTGGGCAAGGCGGTGAGGGCCCTCGCCATCCTGATCGTCGGCTACTGGATCTGCCTCGTCATCGCCCGCCTGGTCGAGCGGTTGGCCGTCAAACGGCTGGGCATCGACCATAACCTGGCCAACATCCTCCGCCAATGGATGATGGTCCTGCTGTTCGCGATTCTGCTTATCGTCAGTCTGATCTACGTCAAAATTCCCCTGACGGTCTTTGCGTTCCTGGGAGGCGCGCTGGCCATCGGCGTGGGCTTCGGCACCCAGACGCTGCTCAAGAACTTCATCAGCGGCATTCTCTTGCTGATCGAGCGGCCGCTCCGATTGGGAGATCTGATCGAGGTCGACGGCGTGCGCGGCCGCGTCACGCACATCGGCTTCCGCTCCTCGACCATCCGCGAGGGTAACGGCATGGAAATGCTCATCCCGAACAGCAACCTTCTGGAGAAAAACCTCAACAATTGGACCTACTCGACCGCCAGGACCCGCTTCACGCTGCGCGTGGGAGTCGCCTACGAATCACCGACCGACCAGGTCCGCGACCTGCTCCTGGAAGAAGCGAACCGGCACGGGCTGGTGCTCAAACATCCGGAGCCGCAGGTCCTGTTTCGTGATTTCGGAGATAACACGCTGCTGTTCGACTTGAGATTCTGGCTCGACATCGCCGCCGACGTGGACTCGGACGTCGTGGCAAGCGATCTGCGCTTCATGATCGCCAAGGACTTCGCCGAAGCCGGCATCGTCTTCGCCTTCCCTCAACGGGACGTCCATCTCAAGACCGTCCAGCCGTTGCCTGTGCAGGTTGTTCACCCCCCGCCAGAGACCGGCACTGCGGGCCTCGAGCGGTAA